Proteins from a genomic interval of Rosa chinensis cultivar Old Blush chromosome 2, RchiOBHm-V2, whole genome shotgun sequence:
- the LOC112186025 gene encoding wall-associated receptor kinase-like 1, protein MQSLVHHMISIMVLCLWSLSTTPAVAAESGTALPIAKPNCQEKCGNVSIPYPFGIGPDKDCYLEEWFEIDCNQSTRHKPFLRLTQQEVLSISIKDGTLQVNSPVTFFCNVTGSSQPANLTGSPFVYSQRQNRFTAATCGFVSLVSSDQSVVGGCRSICDKQNTGRYSDGCDIGTNCCQTSIPPYLRVVTASVMVDGPANMTGRNDSGKPDCSDYAFLVDKDWFETASNYSAIRNMLHVPVALEWSVINDTNSSSAFQGNKKCDFDTSLALNRSVLSCRCPQGFDGNPYLLQPCQDIDECIDGTKRCWPGSKCMNLPGSFKCEDEKDTIKLALAGLGSSLGLLLLLIAAWWVHKLVKKRKSIKRKEMSFKRNGGLLLERQLSSGEVNLEKIKLFKSKELEKSTDNFHVDRILGKGGQGTVYKGMLTDGRIVAVKRSTKVDEGRLSQFINEVVILSQINHRNVVKLLGCCLETEVPLLVYEFIPNGSLSQYIHEQHEDFPLTWELRLRIATEIAGALSYLHGAASIPIFHRDIKSTNILLDEKYRAKIADFGTSRSVAIDQTHLTTLVYGTFGYLDPEYFQSSQFTDKSDVYSFGVVLVELLSGQKPISVTRSQEEGRSLATHFIILMQDDRLFEVVDARVLNEASKEDILLVANLARRCLHLNGRNRPTMREVTAELEGIQMSQKTTNGEQNYEEVDIVRYDSIEPWDVASTSTGTVTGTRSGVAAGPSSSPSQGIALLSL, encoded by the exons ATGCAATCCCTAGTTCATCATATGATATCTATTATGGTTTTATGTTTATGGAGCTTGAGTACTACACCAGCAGTAGCAGCAGAATCAGGAACAGCGCTGCCGATAGCAAAGCCGAATTGCCAAGAGAAATGTGGAAATGTCAGCATCCCGTACCCTTTCGGGATCGGGCCTGATAAAGATTGCTACCTTGAAGAGTGGTTTGAAATAGACTGCAACCAGTCTACTAGGCACAAGCCTTTCTTGAGGCTTACACAACAGGAGGTACTGAGCATTTCTATCAAAGACGGCACGCTTCAGGTGAACAGCCCCGTTACTTTCTTCTGCAACGTAACAGGAAGTAGCCAGCCCGCAAATCTGACCGGAAGCCCTTTCGTGTACTCTCAGAGACAAAACAGATTCACCGCAGCGACTTGCGGCTTTGTCTCCTTGGTGAGCTCAGATCAATCGGTGGTTGGTGGGTGCAGGTCAATTTGTGATAAGCAGAATACCGGTAGATACTCTGATGGCTGTGATATTGGTACTAATTGTTGCCAGACGAGTATTCCTCCGTATCTCAGGGTTGTCACTGCTAGCGTAATGGTGGATGGACCAGCCAACATGACCGGCCGAAATGACAGTGGAAAGCCGGATTGTAGTGACTACGCATTCCTGGTTGATAAAGATTGGTTTGAGACTGCATCAAACTATAGCGCCATTAGGAATATGCTCCATGTTCCTGTGGCACTAGAATGGAGTGTAATCAATGACACTAATTCGTCGTCTGCATTTCAAGGAAATAAGAAATGCGATTTTGATACTTCTTTGGCACTTAATCGGTCAGTGCTTTCTTGCCGCTGCCCACAAGGGTTCGATGGAAATCCTTATCTTCTCCAACCTTGTCAAG ACATTGATGAGTGCATAGATGGTACTAAACGATGCTGGCCCGGCAGCAAGTGCATGAACCTTCCGGGCTCGTTCAAATGCGAGGACGAAAAGGATACAATTAAATTGGCACTTGCAG GTCTTGGCTCGAGTCTTGGACTGTTATTATTACTTATTGCTGCATGGTGGGTACACAAACTggtgaagaaaaggaaaagcatTAAACGCAAGGAAATGTCATTCAAAAGAAACGGAGGTTTGTTGTTAGAAAGACAGTTATCATCTGGTGAAGTTAATCTTGAGAAAATTAAGTTGTTCAAATCAAAAGAGTTGGAGAAGTCCACTGATAATTTTCATGTTGATAGAATCCTTGGCAAAGGTGGCCAAGGGACTGTCTACAAAGGTATGCTAACAGATGGAAGAATCGTTGCAGTAAAAAGGTCTACAAAAGTGGACGAAGGTAGACTTTCACAGTTTATAAATGAGGTTGTTATTCTTTCACAAATCAACCACAGGAATGTGGTTAAACTATTGGGTTGTTGTTTAGAGACAGAGGTTCCTCTCTTGGTCTATGAGTTTATTCCGAATGGATCCCTTTCCCAATATATCCATGAGCAGCACGAGGATTTTCCACTTACGTGGGAATTGCGCTTAAGGATTGCCACGGAAATTGCAGGAGCCCTTTCCTACTTACACGGTGCAGCTTCAATTCCTATATTTCATAGAGACATCAAGTCGACAAATATATTGCTAGATGAAAAATACAGGGCAAAAATTGCCGACTTTGGAACTTCTAGATCAGTTGCCATAGACCAAACTCACTTGACCACACTTGTATATGGGACATTTGGTTACTTGGACCCAGAATACTTCCAGTCGAGCCAATTTACGGATAAAAGTGATGTGTATAGCTTTGGAGTGGTCCTTGTTGAACTCTTGAGTGGACAAAAACCAATCTCTGTGACAAGATCACAAGAAGAAGGTCGGAGTCTTGCAACACATTTCATTATTTTGATGCAGGATGATCGGCTATTTGAAGTTGTTGATGCTCGAGTTTTGAATGAAGCCTCTAAAGAAGATATCTTACTAGTTGCCAACCTTGCAAGAAGATGTTTGCATCTGAATGGTAGGAACCGCCCCACAATGAGAGAGGTAACAGCAGAGCTGGAGGGGATTCAAATGTCACAAAAAACAACTAATGGTGAGCAAAATTATGAAGAGGTTGATATTGTCAGGTATGATTCAATTGAGCCATGGgatgttgcttcaacttcaacagGGACAGTAACAGGAACAAGGTCAGGTGTTGCTGCTGGTCCGTCTTCATCACCATCGCAAGGAATTGCACTGTTATCTTTGTAG